In the genome of Impatiens glandulifera chromosome 6, dImpGla2.1, whole genome shotgun sequence, the window gagtCCGAAAGAACGCGTCAGAAACACACACGTGAGTGGAGGGATCTAGCTTCTTCCTTTGGCATCTACAAGCACGTGGCACTCTTATCCTCCGTTGGCAATTAACGTGGGCGGGACGTGTTTTCATCCGTTAGATTGCAACTTTATGTCGGCAAGAAACCGCAGGCTTACACGTGTCATCCtgtctttattttatattaaattattttttcaactctcctgctattttttattgtatttaaaaaaattcaaatacatttatattattatttattttttttactgtaaattaaagaattttttcagtggacttaatttttttaaataattacccattaaatattattatttgaaatttttgaatgaatataaactaaaaaataatatatatatatatatattatatatataatgttcaCATACGATCTCTCAAAcaagataatatattaaaaaaaataaaacggatgataactcaaatattcaaatatgtATGTTTGCAATATCGGTCGCAATCAATTCAACCTTTTGAACAATTACTCAAAGATTCGGGTATCACCCAATGAACTCTATAATATTTCACAAACGACTCGGTCTAGATATTATCTACCCCATCacaatacaaaagtaagtgagttaccGATTTAACATTATCGTGACACATACCACTAACATAATACAATATTTCTCCATACAAATATCAATCATTAAGAATTCTACCGTGAATAAAATGATGGCCtaccatttatattttattattaattaaataaaataataggtaAGTTAAATCAATTAAGCAACAATAGTGACACATCAATTGTAAGTCAAACCTAACAAACTTAAACCCTAACACAAGATTATTGAATTAGATGGATGAACACCACCCCCACATGCTTTTATTTAAACACATGGAATTAGAGTAAAATTGagattaaacatattaaatttattaatatatacatagttaaatattttttttattctcaaactcaGATCCAGTTCCGAACAAAGGCTTTAACAAATGGggcattttttaaaacttataaaattaaaactcatAAAATAAAGGTGaattaaagtatatattaaatgaaagttTAAAGGGAAAGATTGAAGGGACCCTTATTATAATATGGTATGagctgttcacatttctctttAATTGATTGATAACAAAAGATTATTCTAGGAGAAGAATCAGATTTAAAGGTATCACAACTAAgcagaatattatatattattatttaaaaaaaattaaagtttctTTTTCGGAAAGGGTAATTTGAAAACTAACTTATATGTTACTTTTAGATATGGGAAGTTATCTATATAGTTATTAGAGAAACGAATAGTATATCTCCACGTGGCACACGTATCAATGGAGTTCTATAAATGTTCAGTTTCTTTACAtcagttttattattatcatcttcttcttcctttcttcatcttctgcaAATTCTAAACCAAACCAGTTTCTGTAATCtgaagaaaagaaaacaaacatgTCGACAGCAACCTTTGTAGACATACTTTTGGCCATTATCTTGCCACCTCTTGGTGTGTTCTTGAAATTCGGTTGCCAGGTATTtcatttgtaattattattaatgtttgttttgatttatatatgatcatgggtttttcttaatttggtgtttgaattcATCAGGTGGAGTTTTGGATATGTCTTGTGCTCACTTTCCTTGGATACCTTCCTGGAATTATATATGCAATTTTTGTTCTTACTAAGTGATCTTCAATCTTATAACTCTTCAAGTCAGACCATTTAGGTATGCCATTTTTCAgtagttttattttgaaaatgatcgAAATTTGAAAACTCGAATTCATAACTTTATAAACAGAACTAGGGAAGTATTATGAGTATATATGTTGAAGATTTTAGGGTTTACTATAACATATGACATAATTTAGTGTAAtatgttctttcttttgttgaaaaggaagattttttttcttaatttttttttagggtTTGGTATAAAATGggacataataataatatataatattattgacaGGTGGGGGAGATAGGATGGGGACAACCATTTTTGGAAGATCATCTATTTTGTTTTCCTTGTAAAGTGGACATGATTTGAAGGAGTTTTACAACTGtctgttttaattatttaatggtGGATATTGTTTgtgttaatttgtttttaattaaatattaatgtttgttggGTGGTTTCATTTGAAATTTAAGGATTTTGTGAAGTATAAGTAtcatatgttaataattttcttatatttaattaattatataagctTGTTTGATAATTGagtactttttatttttattttaatgtggCTTATGAGTTAAGatatttggttttatttaatttttaaaatgatgtgacactttttattaaaaaagaaaaataaattaagattttttttaaccaaatgGGCTAAAGTTAAAAGGACCCATTGGACTGGttcattttaaatacaaaagtagtgaaaaactttattatatgagaaattaaattttttaaaattactgtaattttcattatattgaatctcttcaatatatttttaataaaaatacctgaagaatataTATGTGGTAATTAATCTTTGAGGTAGTCAATttataattacatattaaaaTTTGGATTAAAATCTGGAGGAGATGTATTACCATTATCGTCATTGAAAACGTTATTTAGTTACTAAAAATGACCAATCCGTCGATGGTAGATGTATAAATGCTTGTTATCTTTTCAAGTCCATAAATATATTCGGAATGCATCAGAACAATTCATCCAACCATGAGGAGGAAAATGCATCTCGCATTCATTGAACATAAAAATACAAGGAAGGCGATTCTCAAGAGAAGGAGGAAGggattgatgaagaagatggatgaagtCAATACCCTTTGTGGCGTTGACGGATGTGCAATTGTATACTCTCCAGATGAGGCGATTCCCGAGGTTTGGCCCAATGAGGCAAAGGCTGAGAGTGTGGTGGCTCGATTTAACATGATGCCATATGTGAATCAACACAAAGGGATGAAAAATCAGGaggtatattttaaaaaagcaATTTCTAATTTAGAGGGTAAActgaataaacaaataaaagcTAATTATGAAAAAGAAATTACTTTGTTGATGTATCGTGATCTTAATGGAGAAGTGAGTCAtgaaagaaaattgaaagtGGATGAGTACCACAATCTTAATAGGGTGATTGATCAaaagttggaagaaattaaTGAGGGAATGAGAGCGCTCTCTGGGAAATCAGCTTTCAGTTTGGTTCAAGATTCAATTAATCGAGATGTAGCTGAATGCTCGAGGAGTCGTATGGGCTTGAAGGACGATGATCTTGTGATTCCGATCGAAGAGAATGATGATTAATCCAACAAGTCATTcaaaataagtttttgtttgccatgtttgaatgattttatttaaaactttgttGGTTGGTTGTTGGTTTTTGGTTTTGTGTTAAGgatactttaaattattttttctttttaataagtTTACTTAATAATGCTTTGTTGGTTAACTATCTTACTATCTTATATTCAAGATGTTTTAAATTGTCAATGATATACTCACCTTATTTGATTTGCAGGTAGCTAGGaagttaaattttttcattcttttaatttgatattggtttattattttgtatagagTTATTGGATTTTTAGCCGTTTTTTCCGGTTCACTGGATGATTTGTTTTCATGTCTCTTtaggttttgtttttttagcaTTAGTGGTGATTAGCGGATCAGATTTTGCTGGTGCTCTTTGAAATTGTGTGATCATATTCGATTTTTCTTGACTGAATATGGCATGACGACAAACCATTTTTTGATCGACGCTTTAACactttgttttcattttctcgGTGTTGCGGGACAGCGTTTATTTGGTCTTCACTCTTGCCCGATTGTTTTGGGCTATAATTCTTTTGGTAGACATACACTTGGTTGGGTGTGTGACTTGACCATCATTCTTTTCTTATTGggacaaattttattttgtatagaaTATTTGAATATGTTAGACTTGGATCTCTTGTTTGGATGTATTTTTTGGATTTAAAGAGTGAAATtgtattatacatttaaaaGGTTTTTTGAATACAATTTTTTTGAGATTTGGGGGCataaatggtatatatatatattgttagtttgaaaattttgtagttataaattattttgtcatttttgttaatattttgtttgacaGTGTTATGTTTTTGAATTAACTTTTTGATCTTGTTTCAATTTTCTCATtgcaaaatatataatgaacCTTTCTTAGtcttatatattataacctGGTAGATTTTTGCACCATAATGTTATCTTCTCAATAAACTATGAAATATTTATTGGATTATATACTTgtgaatacattttattttttttggaaggaACTTCTCAATAGACTCAAAATGTTTGCTTTGGATTGCTTATTATGATGGATGGTAATTAAGTTGATGGTAATATAATTCCATACAACCTCAAAAtagaagttatttttaattatacttttgTAATTTCTTACCCAAAGAGATTAAAGAGTGGTTGATACACTAAAAAAACACTGCCTTtagaattcaaaatttatgGCCTCACACTTTTGacatttaatgtaaaaaagactagatacattaatatttttaatttcctttaagcacaattcatttttatttaatatgaaatggtaaaaaaataaaaagaatagaaGTTATGAACCACTTATCTATTTTTCTTACATAAATCTTTTTTTGCAATGGGGACCTCCAAgcattaatcataaaaatattatgtgagCATAAAAGTGCATACATCACTACCAAGTTTGGCACTAATATTGCTCTCAATTGTGTGTATTATTCAATCTCTCATTTTATAtgtatgatttttaatttattttttcgtgaaaaaatattatatctagaTTCAATTTAAGgggatttaaatataaatatattttacattcatattatttaatataaatatattttaaattgtacacttttataattttaatctttagGAATCATTCTAAGCAACTTATTTAtgacaataaaaatcataacatTTATTTAGTAACAATAGAATAGCTcacaacttatatatattatttgattaacatacattcaaaatattattttcttatttattaatcaatataatgtatttttattaaataacattgtgacactttattattatttttaattatgatatCATGAATTTTTACCTCAATATTGACTGCTTTTatgcaaaaaaacaaaaacataaaaaatagttgaatatTAATTCATCCACTCCAATTTATTCCATGTGAAACATAAAACACAAATcattcaaatacaaattaatacaaaaatcaCTTTTTACCATGATAGAAGAAACAAGTAATGAATTAATGTAGTTGTAATAGTTTATTACTTATTCTCGGTGTCCCACTCCACATCTTATTATGATCTTCGTCTACCCAAAGGGGAAACACATGTATTGTTCCACATGATTTAATCGACATTTCGTTGGTGTGAATCTATAAACTTCTTAATGTAAGCATCTGCTTTTTTGTTGATCAATGAATCAGCTACATAATATCCTCTATCTTCATCGCTTGGCCACACTTTGTACGCATTGATATTATGTCTGTCATCCCTGCTTGACTCTCCTTTTCTTGAtttcttgaacttgaagatatTAAAGAATGAAAGAGCCGATGAAAAATTCTTTGGTTGGTTGTTATTATTTTTGCCTCTCATAACTAATAATACAGTATTATTGTTGGTTATGAGTTTTGTTTTTGGATGGTGAAAGATGAAAGGAGAGAATGGTTTGAAGTTAATGTGATGAAGGAAAATTAAGGAGaatgattatatttatagtgaGAGGATTGTTTGGATGTTTTGGTGGAGAAGAATCAATAGGGTTACaaagttttattttcttttaggtgcacATTGTCACAATACATGCATGTTTACTAATTAGATAATAAGTATTGCCCATTCTTTAAAAGAAGCATATTTCCTCTATTTACTAAATTCATTATAGGCCCTTACTTATTTTCTTTTCCCCCACTTTATTTCATTTGactattttcttaaattatgaGAACAAAGTTTCTAGTGTCTCCTTTGATTAATCAAAGTGGTTAAGTgaataaagttttttttcttcttaaatttattgaaatattttatttttaacaaatgagTAGAAATgctaaagaaagaaaaagtatGACAATTGAATGGAAAAAAATGCTATGACAATTGAATGTAAACTTTCTTCAAAGAAGTGAAATAGCATAGTTTTGATATTTCAAAACCTAGCattctaaaagaaaaaaaacaacctccataatcaaattaaatagcCTAACAAAATTTTTTCCAAAGAAGAATCAATACACCTAACCTAACTctctataaaaaaatcattaaaattgaTCTTCAAGAGTCCATTAATTTCTCTATGTTTTGCCTTTTCATTTATTGTTTCtattctattattttctttgtttactAATATgttcaaaatttcttttaaataacttaGAAAGTTTAGAAATTTCTAATTAGATAATCAATATCATTGATCATCACCAtccattttaagtatttaactatataatgaaactcattttttttttattatcatttagcaatatatatgtatatattatcttagaaaaataaataaacaccaaaatcgtaaaaatacttaatagaatataatttaaaaatactttagcaagaaaaatataataaatttttaaacaaatttttaactcaaaaaaataaatatattataataaataaataaggtccAAACAAAATAGGATCATcaacctaaaaaaaaatcaaacctaaaataattttaaaatattgaaataaatcaaGATTTGATGagtaatttttttagattagaCTTAAAATAAGAGATGTAGCAACCTGGTCAtctattatgattttttatgattagacttaattatttaatattactataaaatataaaagctcactttttaaatattcatgaaATATGTAGAAGGGTCCCCAAAATTAAAGACCACatgcaaaaacaaaaattgtGGTCCACAAAGTTAAAAATTGATACTAAATAATGCAACAAAACCAATTAATTTCTagtatttcaaatataaattgttcactcttcttttaatattaaaatattacaaaatatcaatatttttaattcatcttAGAACTATTTCAATATAAGGTGTTAGTGTACTATGCAATTGGGGCTCTTTGCATAGGTTGTCTTTTATCTCTTTCTGGTAGGCTGAAATAAAATTGAGTAGAATGGACAAtctctttaatttaattgtatataaaagATAAGTTATGAAAACATCTCAATTAAACTCAGATCAAATTCACctaaaaactttattttcaaatgatccaatatttataataaatatacacaACTTTATAAAGACCCAAAAAGTAAAAAAGTTGAAAGGGATCAAATTGAACATTTCAATGTCCGGTTCAATATTTgagtaaaattatataatattattgacaAGTGGGGGAGATAGGATGGGGACAACCATTTGGAAGAGCATCAATTTTGTCTTCCATTGTAAAGTGGACATGATTTGAAGGAGTTTTACAACTGtctgttttaattattaatggtggatatttgtttgtgttaatttgtttttaattaaatattaatgtttgtgggggttgtttcattttgttgttTCATTTCAATTTAAGGATTTTGTGATGTATAAGTATCtcatgttaataattttattatatttaattaattataagctTGTTTGATAATTGAGTACTTTTTTTCTTGTAATGTTGCTTATGAGttaagatattttgttttatttaattttcaaaatgatatgatacttttattaataaagaaaaataaattaatttttttttaaaccaaatgGGCTAAAGTTGAAAAGGACCCACTTGGGCTGATTCATTTCAAAATACAAAAGTAGTGAAAAACTTTATTAcatgtgaaataaaaaatttatattactgTAATCTTCATTATATTCCATCTTTGTCACATGAAAATTACGTTTTTGAGGTactctttattatatattttttttattaaaatctggACGAGATGTGTTACCATTATCGTCATTGAAAACgttatttaattactaaaaatgaTCAATCCGTCGATGGTAAATTTCTTACAATAAATGTTTGTTATCTTGTCAAGTCCATAAATATATTCGGAATGCACAAGAACAATTCATTCAACCATGAGGAGGAAAGTGCAGCTCGCATTtatcacaaataaaaataaaaggatgGCGACTCTCAAGAAAAGGAAGAAGggattgatgaagaagatggaTGAACTCAGCACCCTTTGTGGCGTTGAAGGATGCGCGATTGTATACTCACAAGGAGAGGCAATTCCCGAGGTTTGGCCCAATGAGACAAAGGCTGAGAGTGTGGTGGCCCGATTTAACATGATGCCAAATGAGAATCGACACAAAGGGATGGAAAATCAGGaggtacattttaaaaaaaataatttctaatttagagGGTAAACTGaataaacaaagaaaaactAATCTTGAGAAAGAAACTACTTTGTTGATGTATGGTTACCTTAATGGAGAAGTGAGTCATGAAAGAAAATTGGAAATGGATGAGTACCATGATCTTAATAGGGTGATTGATCAaaagttggaagaaattggTGAGAGGATGAGAGCGCTCCCGGTGAAATCAACTTTGAGTCTGGTTCAAGATTCAATTAATCCTTCAAGGGTTAACGAGGATGTAGCTGAATGTTCGACGAGTCGTATGAGATTGAAGGATGATGAATTTGTGATTCGGACAGAAGAGAATGATGATTAATCCAATAATGCATTCAAAATAACTTTGGTTACGTTATGTTTGGCGTTATTTTAGTTTGAACGATTTTATTCACAACTTTGTTGGTTGTTTATCTTGTGTTAGAGATATTTTAAATTGCTTTTTTAAATGCTTTGTTAGTTGACTGTCTTgtattcaaaatcttttaaattgtCAATGATATAAGCACCTTTTTTGATTTGCAGGTACAAAGGTAAAATTTTCATTCCTTTAGTTTTTATTGgttattattttgtatagagTATTTGAATATGTTAGAATAATTTTGGATATGTTTGCCTTGGATCTCTTGTTTGGATGTATTTTTGGATTTAAAGAGTGAAATTGTACTAAACATTTTAAAGGTTGTTtcctttatattatatattttgttagtttgaaaattttgtagtTATAAATTATTGAGGGTAATATGtcctatatatttaatttagtttgaaGTATATCCtcaaacataattttgtttgaaattcttgtacatttattttggtttgatattgcttttttttttttatatttatttttgtttgaatttacaccataaatatttaaaactatttaaaatattatacattgttaatttatgttaaaaaaatgcaCAAATTCCTCTTATAGGtgttatatctattttatttttattttattgtcataATGAAGGCAAAACTTTTACTTTCTTCAACTTAATTCTTAAATAACAGCGCATCTGTTTTGTTCCATTTTAGACAAAGTTACATACTAAGGTGAACAAAGTTATTACTCATTCatctatatttaaatattgtgtgTTTATGTaccataattatatttaaaaaatattgacgTTGAATGAGAtgtttgataatattataattaaaatataaataatataatagagaTTACGAAATATAAAATAGGATAAgtgtaatataaaatttgtaatagaTTTGAATTGGTCAACTAAGCATGACTTACGTAAAAACGTGGCTATCCTCTTATtgagaataaatataattaaatataaaaacgaaataagtttattagtcaaaaataagttttaatccAAATCTAAGAAACACAACTTAGTTCGAACTTTAGACGATCaatgattttaaattagttatcaaGATGTTTAAATTTCAACCATACAATCAAATTTCGTACTTGGAGTCATGTTATTGAATTTGtactatttgaaaaaaattatctatttcaaacaaaaatataaatgtacaagtagtaattttaaataaaacaaaatttacatggaacaatttcaaataaaattatttatagggatatatttaaaatttaattaaatatataaggagATTATACCTATtatccttaaattatttttcatttttcagttaatatttttttactatatttttgaattattttttttgtttatttatttatttattttctcatagcCGAATATATAATGAACCTTTCTAAGTCTTATACAGTGCCGGACCTGAGATTTCGAAGCCTGAGGCGAGCACAAAACTTGGTGCCCTCAAAgcttaatattcatacatatattttttatcgaaCCAAAATCT includes:
- the LOC124942441 gene encoding hydrophobic protein RCI2A-like, which gives rise to MSTATFVDILLAIILPPLGVFLKFGCQVEFWICLVLTFLGYLPGIIYAIFVLTK
- the LOC124941551 gene encoding agamous-like MADS-box protein AGL80; amino-acid sequence: MRRKMHLAFIEHKNTRKAILKRRRKGLMKKMDEVNTLCGVDGCAIVYSPDEAIPEVWPNEAKAESVVARFNMMPYVNQHKGMKNQEVYFKKAISNLEGKLNKQIKANYEKEITLLMYRDLNGEVSHERKLKVDEYHNLNRVIDQKLEEINEGMRALSGKSAFSLVQDSINRDVAECSRSRMGLKDDDLVIPIEENDD
- the LOC124941552 gene encoding agamous-like MADS-box protein AGL80 — protein: MATLKKRKKGLMKKMDELSTLCGVEGCAIVYSQGEAIPEVWPNETKAESVVARFNMMPNENRHKGMENQEKETTLLMYGYLNGEVSHERKLEMDEYHDLNRVIDQKLEEIGERMRALPVKSTLSLVQDSINPSRVNEDVAECSTSRMRLKDDEFVIRTEENDD